Proteins encoded in a region of the Anaerolineales bacterium genome:
- the rimM gene encoding ribosome maturation factor RimM (Essential for efficient processing of 16S rRNA) yields the protein MPAHSNRTTKARARSKPTYVAAGRVVRPHGLRGDLLVVQVSDLIRSLQAGTQVFLGSERDPSTVASCRLHGTRWLLRLEGCGDRTQAERWRGTEVAVRVDDLAPLPEGEYFYWQILGLQVVTDQGQDLGKIDEIIETGANDVYVVRSPDQADILLPAISSVVLDVDLAAAQMRIHLIPGLEARS from the coding sequence ATGCCGGCCCATTCGAACCGAACAACCAAGGCACGCGCCCGGAGCAAGCCGACCTACGTCGCCGCCGGGCGCGTGGTGCGTCCCCACGGTTTGCGAGGCGACCTGCTGGTTGTCCAGGTCTCCGACCTGATTCGCAGCCTGCAGGCCGGCACCCAGGTGTTCCTGGGATCGGAACGGGATCCCTCGACTGTTGCCAGTTGTCGTTTGCACGGCACCCGTTGGCTGCTCCGGCTGGAGGGCTGCGGCGATCGCACCCAGGCCGAGCGTTGGCGAGGCACTGAGGTCGCGGTCCGGGTCGATGATCTGGCGCCTCTGCCGGAGGGCGAGTACTTCTACTGGCAGATCCTGGGTCTGCAGGTGGTCACAGATCAAGGGCAAGACCTAGGGAAGATCGACGAGATCATCGAGACCGGCGCCAACGATGTGTACGTTGTGCGCTCCCCGGATCAGGCGGACATCCTGCTGCCCGCCATTTCGTCTGTCGTGCTCGACGTGGACCTGGCAGCCGCCCAGATGCGCATTCACCTGATCCCAGGCCTGGAGGCACGGTCCTGA
- a CDS encoding KH domain-containing protein: protein MKSLIEYIARSLVDDPVAVKVVANQRGREVKIELTVSDDDMGRVIGRSGRVANAMRQLLRVPASKKGVRATLDIL, encoded by the coding sequence ATGAAGTCGCTGATCGAATACATCGCCCGCTCCCTGGTGGACGATCCCGTTGCGGTCAAAGTGGTCGCCAACCAACGCGGGCGCGAGGTCAAGATCGAACTCACCGTCTCGGATGACGACATGGGTAGGGTGATCGGCCGTTCCGGCCGGGTCGCCAACGCCATGCGCCAGCTGCTGCGGGTTCCAGCCTCCAAGAAGGGGGTGCGAGCGACGCTCGACATCCTCTGA